One Salvia splendens isolate huo1 chromosome 1, SspV2, whole genome shotgun sequence genomic window, TTATTCTAAAGCGGAAATAATCATTTGTTCTAAagcaaataattatttattctgAGGAAATAACCAAAGCAAATATGGAAAAAATAACTATTGTCTACTTCCCGCTGCTATCGCGGCACAAAGTCTCCGTACTTGGTCCGCGGCAGGACCTTCTTTTCCTGACCGACGACGAAGGCGTCGGACTCGCCTTCTCGTAATTCAGCACGGCCATCTCCTGGTTCCCCATAGACTCTTCCAACTCCTTGACCTCTTCAACATGCGTTCGAGTTGTACTCGTATGAACAACACTCTCCACTCCCAAACTTGTGAGTGAGAGAAAACTGGGAGTGAAAAGAATGGAGCCAGAAGCTATACCAAAGATTCCAACTTGTCCAACCGTCTCATTCTTGCCGGAGTAGTACAAGAGTTGGGTGTTTTCAAGCAACATCAAAATATCACCATCTTCAAAAACTTTGATTGGGTAAACAAGCTCCCACCCCTCAACATAAATTTCATCTCCGTCGTTCAACCTGATCGTATACTCTTTTGTCCAAGATTCCTCGACACCATACTCCTTCATCACCCAAATCACAGTCTCCTCTTCCATAGTCTGATCACACAAACACAGGCACTCCTCCAAAGTAGACAAACCCGGCATGAGCTCAAAGCTCTCTTGAAAAATGGGAGGAATCGACAAGTAGTTGAAGCTCTCCGTTTCAAGATCAAAGCAGGAAATCCACAATTTTTCATCGCAGTCTGATGCTACCCAGTGAAGATTACCGTTAAGGAACACGCATGAGGAACGATAAGTGTACTCGAGAAGGAGGGCACCAGGCTCCACGCGCCTCCACTGCCCTGTTCCTAGAGTGTGGACGTGGCATTCGGCTTTAGGTATCACCCTTCTACCTGAAAAGCTTCCATTGTTTCCCTGAACTATGACGGAGTCAAGGTAAATCCGAACCACTTTATATTGGTCACTTATTTTGCTCACGCCAAATCCATAACCAACAAAATCTGGATAAGCGTAACGAGACTCCCCAAGAATCTCAGGATAGTTTACTATCTGCAGGGAGGGACGgacgcaaaaaaaaattaagaaagtagtagctaaaataaaaatatatttttgacaaaaaagaaaaaaagttaaaGAAATATAGAAGACATTGACTACCTTTCGACATGGTTGGATTATTTCTTGAGAGCAATGGAGCTCGGTGTGTTCACGGGTGATCGGATTGCATACATAATGAGTTTCACCCGAACCCTGTAGAAAAAGAAAGCCGTTGGCGGAGCATATTATATTTGAGCTGTGAGGGAAATCAAACTTGGTGAGTCGATTGTAATGAAGATCGTGGCGATTGAGATTTTGATCATCGTTGAGTTCGAAGACTGCGAAGGAGGTTGAGTCTTCGTCTGCCGTCGAGAGAGCTAGGCAGGGGTCGGATTTAGCAAGATGGGATTTGACGAAGTCATCTGTTGCGAGGAGGTGGAGCCATGGTTTGCAGACACACTTGCTTATGGCGATGGTTCGAAGAGGGAGTCTCGAAAGGATGTTTGTGCTAATTTGTGATGAGAGATTTTTGAAGAAATCTCGTTTCATTTTTGGAGAGAGATTTAGAGAGTTTCTTGAAATACTGGTGATCGGGATTGCTGTCTATGTGGGGTATATGTAGAGACACCAACTTGAGACTTCTTCTAGTGTAAGATTTGAACAAGTCTCTTAATCTCTATGGTCATAGAAACGTCTTGTGAAAGATTTGAGCAGGTCAATGTTTCGACTAACAATCAAGAAAGCTTGCTCAACAAAACGCAGCTCAGTTACCCTCcaaataatagtactccatcccTCCCGCGATACTTgcactatttttctttttgggtgTCCCAAATTACTtgcactcttttcatttttagtaaaaattagaGTTCCCTTATCACACttaattaagttaatttaaTGACATTTACATTAATTAACAACCAACCCCACCAACCCCAATTCATTTCTAATTTAcgtttctctctcttctctgcAAATCCTAGAAACTCCTCCATTCTGTAAATCCTCCATTCTTTTCCGTCCACCACGATCCTAGAAAAACGTCTCCAACTATCTCTCTCTGTAAATCCTCCATTCTTCTCCGTCCACCAGTCGAAGTATCTCTGGCACCCATGTCAGATTCGTCACACGGACGAATCATCTCCGGCACTACCGCGTTCGAGTCGTCGAACAGAAGAACGGCCTCTGGCACCGGCGTCTCAGAGTCGTCAAACAACGTCTCCTGCCCCACCGTTTCCGATTCATTCACTGAAACAACTGGATCGGACCTCAAACTTTCAGAATCAGAAATTGGGACTGCAATAGCTCTTCTGAAAAGAGATCGATTCACGTTTCAGGAACGATGGTGTCCGTCTCGGACACCGTTGAGAGAAGAGATGGGGGGACGATATGAACAAGAGAAGAACGATTATTCAGGCCAAGATTTAGGGTTTCAGTTTTAATTTTGGGTTGGAATATGTTTCGTCTGATTTCATGAATTTCCTAATTGGTGTTCAATTTGTGTAGAGTGGAAGAGAATTCGGGAGAGAGACTAATGGGTTTTGGGTTTTGCTTCTTAAAAACAGTAACTACAAATTTTGGGGAAGAAAGATGAGGGAGAGAGAAGGGAGTATACGCAGATTCTACTTCACCTACTTTATTAGTCATTCTACTTAAAACACTAATTACTCATTCTTTAATCTCCATGCCGAAAAGTAAACGTTCGAGTAGtccgggatggagggagtactagacTACTAGTAAGTTAGAGATGCAGAGAAATATCTCAACGGCAAAAGAAAATACTATAAAAAACTCCCAACGGTGATTTCAGCTAATGAAAAATTCTGCTCAAAATAATGTTTCCCAAAGACATGCTCCCCCGTCCGCCactaggagtctcatttatgagcggcacgggttttaaaaaatgttaaaaaaagtgggtagaaaaaaattagtggaataagggttccacttgtatatactagttttaaatgaaatgtgagtgaagtgagttagtggaaggtgagaccttattaccatttatggtaaaagtgaaccgggactgcTATTCACGggcggactaaaatggaaaaacgagactcttattcacggacggagggagtaacactTAAGGACTGCTATTAAATTTTAGTCTCGATTCCAGTTAAAAAAAATAGCCCCAACCATACACCAAAACGCATCTCAAATCCCTCATTTTTGCATCTTTTTTAACACTAGGTACCCAAATATGGGGTAGCACTGTAGCTACTGTATAATTTGTGAAAAATTGCAAAACATCCCTTcgtatttatgtatttattggGGGAAGAAACATACCTGCGGCCTGATGAAGAGGAAATGGGGAATCAAGAACAGTAGATAGATAAACTACGGGTTTTGTTCGTATGAAGAAGACGATGGAGGCTTTATACTCGTGGTCCTCAATTATATATCAACtaaataattagtaaaaaattaaaatatttaattgttaattgtattgatatttggtTATGTTTAGTATTAAGTActaactagtattaacacccgtgctatgcacggtacataaaagtttaaaattataaatacaaaataaatgaatatataaaaccATAAACCATTTATGCTATATCTTTCACCCCACTATTACATTCGTACgcacaaaaataaaatgcatatacaaaatgcacaaatacacacaaagtgacaaatgacaaaaaaaactACACAGACATCTAAattttagggatgtcaatctggccaacccgttcgggttcgggctaacccgttcgggttgtcgggccattcgggtgcgggctattcgggttatgaatttttcgggttgtaaaaatttaaccctaaccctaacccttcgggtttcgggctaacccgtCGGGTTATTCGGGGCAAAGTGTTTTTAAAAAGCTCGCATAGTCAAAAACACTAAGTGAGCTACATATAAATTACTTTCATGTCAATCTATGTTCAAATTTAAAACTAAAGATATTAAAGTACGATAAGTATTCAAATATCACCAAGGTTTAGCCCATTACATGTTTaagagaaacaacgaagtacaattaaaataaaGTCTAAGCATTTGAATGACGCTCTTCCACATCAATAACATCTGAAGCATCAACTGGATCATTGGCATCGAGCTCATAGTCTTCATCATCTATTAAAAAAAGATATTATATAGTTTTTGATaatttaagataaaaaaaacttaccAAAAAAAAGATATCATATAATTGTTGATaatttaagataaaaaaaacttaccATTGGAATATCCACGCAACCAATTACGTAAACAAATAAGAGCTTGCACTTTTTCAGGAAGGAGCCTATTTCtgtatttatttaaaacatgCGCTCCAATACTAAATGAAGATTCTGATGCTACCGTTGTTATAGGAATGCTTAGCACATCACATGCCATTGTAGACAGTTCTCCAAAGCGGGATGCATTATCCCTCCAATACTTGAGTAAATCAAGCTCACCATTTTCAGCCAGCTGACCTTCCTCCAAATAAACATCCAACGGTGACTTTGCTTCACAAGTTGCACCTGCTTGATTCTTATATATCTACAACATTAATATTAGAAAATAGtcaaaatcataaataaaacacaACTATAAATGCATgaaatatttgaataaaaattaacTTACAAAAGTACATGAAATATGTCCCTTCGGGAACATCCGATAAAATTGGAATGATACAGAGAAGATTAGCATGGCCCCTGCGCAAGGATGACACGCATAAATCGAGAAATGGTCCTAATTTTTAAAGTACAtgaaatattagaaaaaaaacttACAGCAAAGTCGTCTTCCTCCCAATTCAACAATGCTTGATTAATTTCTCTTCCCCTTACTTCTTCACCCATGAAATCAAGTTCTCTGACTTGAGAACTAGAACTTCCACTACTAGCTTGAGGAACTTTAAATAAAGATACCCCAACACCCCTTTTCTTATACTCATCATATAAAACATACAATTTCATCTTCAGCTTCAAAATTTTATCCTTGCTTGTAAGAGTATCAATTCTTGAATAAAAATAGTCCAAAACTTTGAACTTCATTCTCGGATCAAGCACTGCTCCTATAGAGAGTATTTCACTATACTCTTTCCaatatttatcaaatttcagTTTCATCTTAAGAGCCATAGACTTAACCACTGCATCTTGATATTCggacattttattcaataaagatgcaatcttCCAGATTTCCATAAAATAGAGATTGGAAGTAGGGTATGATGAACCAGAAATTAAAGTAGTGATATTATAAAATGGCTTTAAGAATCTACAAATCACTTCTCCTCTTACCCACTCTTCCTCTGTCGGGCATTGCGTATAATTCAAATCTTCAAATCGCAACATATCA contains:
- the LOC121811533 gene encoding F-box protein CPR1-like; the protein is MKRDFFKNLSSQISTNILSRLPLRTIAISKCVCKPWLHLLATDDFVKSHLAKSDPCLALSTADEDSTSFAVFELNDDQNLNRHDLHYNRLTKFDFPHSSNIICSANGFLFLQGSGETHYVCNPITREHTELHCSQEIIQPCRKIVNYPEILGESRYAYPDFVGYGFGVSKISDQYKVVRIYLDSVIVQGNNGSFSGRRVIPKAECHVHTLGTGQWRRVEPGALLLEYTYRSSCVFLNGNLHWVASDCDEKLWISCFDLETESFNYLSIPPIFQESFELMPGLSTLEECLCLCDQTMEEETVIWVMKEYGVEESWTKEYTIRLNDGDEIYVEGWELVYPIKVFEDGDILMLLENTQLLYYSGKNETVGQVGIFGIASGSILFTPSFLSLTSLGVESVVHTSTTRTHVEEVKELEESMGNQEMAVLNYEKASPTPSSSVRKRRSCRGPSTETLCRDSSGK